In Amycolatopsis jiangsuensis, the following proteins share a genomic window:
- a CDS encoding DUF2334 domain-containing protein, producing MDAHLLVSLSGVTARTLHRCADLAAELDRRRVPLSILHVARTEDGPVTTWVRARAEAGDSVLLHGYDHRVPPTHRAVQLGRKAEFAALPAHEARLRLIAAKAALDATGVKADGFAPPRWLASQGTRQALREHGFTLCADLVAVRNLVTGDVHRARVQEFASQSHRTETVRCFALVLATARAARRGGLVRLGIDAADLARPGLRQALLDAVDVALENRAFGDTYGSLHRDHRDHRDHRDRPDHRERRGSVPFPSTS from the coding sequence GTGGATGCTCACCTGCTGGTTTCGCTGTCCGGAGTCACCGCACGCACGCTTCACCGGTGCGCGGATCTGGCGGCCGAACTCGATCGCCGCCGCGTTCCGCTCTCGATCCTGCACGTGGCCCGTACCGAGGACGGACCCGTCACGACTTGGGTACGCGCTCGCGCCGAGGCAGGCGATTCCGTGCTGCTGCACGGCTACGACCACCGCGTACCGCCGACGCATCGTGCCGTGCAGCTCGGCCGCAAGGCGGAGTTCGCCGCCCTGCCCGCGCACGAGGCCCGGCTGCGGCTGATCGCGGCGAAGGCGGCGCTCGACGCGACCGGCGTCAAGGCCGACGGCTTCGCCCCGCCGCGCTGGCTCGCGTCGCAGGGCACCCGCCAAGCCCTCCGTGAACACGGCTTCACCTTGTGCGCGGACCTGGTCGCCGTGCGCAATCTCGTCACCGGCGACGTCCACCGCGCACGAGTCCAGGAATTCGCCAGCCAGTCCCACCGGACCGAAACGGTGCGCTGCTTCGCCCTGGTCCTGGCCACCGCACGCGCTGCCCGCAGGGGCGGCCTGGTCCGGCTCGGCATCGACGCCGCCGACCTGGCCCGCCCGGGCCTGCGACAGGCGCTGCTGGACGCGGTCGACGTGGCGCTGGAAAACCGCGCCTTCGGCGACACGTACGGCTCGCTTCACCGCGACCACCGCGACCACCGCGACCACCGCGACCGCCCGGACCACCGGGAACGCCGCGGCTCGGTGCCGTTCCCGAGCACCAGCTGA
- a CDS encoding helix-turn-helix domain-containing protein, whose amino-acid sequence MSTPYATPRARALGLELRAARNRRRLGVRELARLLGMTPGFVTNWERGLRLPKPEDVGAVLAHCRVVGEDRRRIVEMARGAREQDWIATGGEEAYREWERTARAVFAWGPELVPPLLQTSAYAAAVCLQPRAVEEQRPAWRAARGRCVLVVGETALCKRIGSAEVMAEQVRQLASLVDAEEVDVRVVPAEREYQPGLGRAFTIFDFAGLPSIVHERLLTESASSSSPARVARYREAAETLLGLALPPRAANELLESVLRKLSVPDGRVETRRGEGTT is encoded by the coding sequence ATGTCCACACCGTACGCAACACCGCGCGCGAGGGCGTTGGGCCTGGAGCTCCGCGCGGCGCGGAACAGACGAAGACTGGGTGTGCGAGAGCTTGCCCGCCTGCTGGGGATGACGCCGGGGTTCGTGACGAACTGGGAGCGCGGACTGCGGTTGCCGAAACCGGAGGACGTGGGGGCGGTGCTCGCGCACTGCAGGGTGGTGGGTGAAGACCGCAGGCGGATAGTGGAAATGGCGCGCGGAGCGCGCGAGCAGGACTGGATAGCCACCGGCGGCGAAGAGGCGTACCGCGAGTGGGAGCGCACGGCGAGGGCAGTGTTCGCGTGGGGGCCGGAGTTGGTGCCGCCGTTGCTGCAGACGAGCGCGTACGCGGCAGCAGTGTGCCTGCAGCCGCGGGCTGTGGAGGAGCAGCGGCCCGCGTGGCGTGCGGCGCGCGGGCGGTGCGTGCTGGTGGTGGGGGAAACGGCGCTGTGCAAGCGAATCGGCAGCGCGGAGGTGATGGCGGAGCAGGTGCGTCAGCTGGCTTCGCTGGTGGATGCTGAAGAGGTCGACGTGCGGGTGGTCCCGGCGGAGCGGGAGTATCAGCCGGGCCTCGGCCGGGCGTTCACCATCTTCGACTTCGCGGGTTTGCCCTCGATCGTCCACGAGCGGTTGCTGACCGAGAGCGCGAGCAGTTCGAGCCCGGCGCGGGTGGCGCGCTACCGCGAGGCGGCGGAGACGCTGCTGGGGCTGGCGTTGCCGCCGCGGGCGGCGAACGAGCTGCTGGAGTCCGTGCTGCGGAAATTGTCGGTGCCGGATGGCAGGGTGGAGACGCGGAGAGGGGAGGGCACGACATGA
- a CDS encoding phosphoribosylaminoimidazolesuccinocarboxamide synthase, translating to MTTLADYPKISAGKVRELYAVGDDHLLLVASDRISAYDFVLDTPIPDKGRVLTAMSVFWFEQLSDLLPNHLVAYDDPRIPAEVRGRALLVRRLEMLPVEAVARGYLTGSGYADYRRTGAVCGVQLPEGLTEASKLPSPIFTPATKAALGEHDENVSFEAVAAQIGAKRAEEVREATLAVYRRGAELAAERGILLADTKLEFGVDETGALVLADEVLTSDSSRYWPAQGYEPGRVQPSFDKQYVRDWLTGPRSGWDRKSEEKPPSLPEEVVEATRERYVEAYERMTGLSLEQWG from the coding sequence GTGACGACGCTCGCCGATTACCCGAAGATTTCCGCCGGCAAGGTCCGGGAGCTGTACGCGGTCGGAGACGACCATCTGCTGCTGGTCGCTTCGGACCGCATCTCCGCGTACGACTTCGTGCTGGACACGCCGATCCCCGACAAGGGGCGGGTGCTGACGGCGATGAGCGTGTTCTGGTTCGAGCAGCTGTCGGACCTGCTGCCGAACCACTTGGTCGCGTACGACGACCCGCGCATCCCGGCGGAGGTGCGTGGTCGCGCGTTGCTCGTACGGCGGCTCGAGATGCTGCCGGTGGAAGCAGTGGCGCGCGGCTACCTCACGGGCTCCGGGTACGCGGACTACCGGCGTACAGGCGCAGTGTGCGGCGTACAGCTGCCCGAGGGGCTCACGGAGGCGTCGAAGCTGCCTTCGCCGATCTTCACGCCGGCGACGAAGGCCGCGCTCGGCGAGCACGACGAGAACGTCTCGTTCGAAGCAGTGGCGGCGCAGATCGGCGCGAAGCGAGCGGAGGAGGTCCGCGAGGCGACGCTCGCGGTGTACCGCCGTGGCGCGGAACTGGCGGCGGAACGCGGGATCCTGCTGGCGGACACGAAGCTGGAGTTCGGTGTCGACGAGACGGGAGCGCTGGTGCTCGCGGACGAGGTGCTGACGTCGGACTCGTCGCGGTACTGGCCGGCGCAGGGGTACGAGCCGGGCAGGGTGCAGCCGTCGTTCGACAAGCAGTACGTACGCGACTGGCTGACCGGGCCGCGGTCGGGATGGGACCGGAAGTCGGAGGAGAAGCCGCCGAGCTTGCCCGAAGAGGTGGTGGAGGCGACGAGGGAGAGGTACGTGGAGGCGTACGAGAGGATGACGGGGCTGTCGTTGGAGCAGTGGGGGTAG
- a CDS encoding NADPH-dependent FMN reductase, producing the protein MILLISGSLRAGSGNSAVLGTATEFGDARIYDGMDGLPHFNPDHDREPLPAAVVSLREEIRAADAVLFCTPEYAGGLPGAFKNLLDWTIGGGELYGKPVAWINASSVAAPTGGADAHESLRKVLTYAGTRIIDEACARIPVPRDAVADGRVIAPDLRDRIAAVVRRLAESATPASRSANGQRPPRPE; encoded by the coding sequence GTGATTCTGCTCATCAGCGGCAGCCTGCGGGCGGGTTCCGGGAACTCGGCCGTTCTCGGGACGGCCACCGAGTTCGGTGACGCGCGGATCTACGATGGCATGGACGGCCTGCCGCACTTCAATCCTGACCACGATCGTGAGCCGTTGCCTGCCGCGGTCGTCTCGTTGCGTGAGGAGATCAGGGCGGCGGACGCGGTGTTGTTCTGCACGCCGGAGTACGCCGGCGGGCTGCCCGGGGCCTTCAAGAATCTCCTGGACTGGACCATCGGCGGCGGTGAGCTGTACGGCAAACCCGTCGCATGGATCAATGCCTCGTCGGTCGCCGCGCCCACCGGGGGCGCCGACGCGCACGAGTCACTGCGCAAGGTGCTCACCTACGCCGGCACTCGCATCATCGACGAAGCCTGCGCGAGGATCCCGGTCCCGCGTGACGCTGTCGCAGACGGTCGCGTCATCGCCCCCGACCTCCGCGACCGCATTGCCGCCGTCGTACGGCGACTTGCCGAGTCCGCGACGCCCGCTTCGCGCTCAGCGAACGGTCAGCGCCCGCCGCGGCCGGAGTGA
- a CDS encoding patatin-like phospholipase family protein yields the protein MSEALVLGGGGVAGIAWTVGLLTGLAEAGNDVTGADLVVGTSAGATVAAQLGSGLGLAGLYARQAEPGLQTEELQAELDLEKFGALLERNVGGPELRRAVGRFALESPTVPQERRRAVIAARLPSHEWPSRALKIVAVEAETGEATVFGNASGVPLVDAVAASGAVPGVWPPVTIGAHRYVDGGVRSGENADYAIGFDRVLVIAPMGETEQPFAERPLPEVTDQLRASGAKVAIIGPDAASLEAIGPNVLDPATRTPAAEAGRTQGRSWSITWK from the coding sequence ATGAGCGAGGCATTGGTACTGGGTGGCGGTGGAGTCGCCGGGATCGCGTGGACCGTCGGGTTGCTGACCGGGCTCGCGGAGGCCGGCAATGACGTGACCGGGGCGGATCTCGTCGTGGGCACGTCGGCCGGGGCGACGGTGGCCGCGCAGCTGGGCAGCGGGTTGGGGCTGGCGGGGTTGTACGCCCGGCAGGCCGAACCGGGGTTGCAGACCGAGGAGCTTCAGGCGGAGCTGGACCTGGAGAAGTTCGGGGCGCTGCTTGAGCGAAATGTCGGTGGGCCGGAGCTGAGGCGGGCGGTGGGCAGGTTCGCGCTGGAGTCGCCGACCGTACCGCAGGAGCGGCGCCGCGCGGTGATCGCCGCCCGGCTCCCTTCCCATGAGTGGCCGTCGCGGGCGTTGAAAATCGTTGCGGTGGAAGCGGAAACCGGAGAAGCCACGGTGTTCGGCAATGCGTCGGGAGTGCCGCTGGTGGACGCAGTGGCCGCGAGCGGTGCGGTGCCGGGTGTCTGGCCACCGGTCACGATAGGCGCACACCGTTACGTCGACGGCGGCGTCCGCTCCGGCGAAAACGCCGACTACGCGATAGGTTTCGACCGCGTACTGGTGATCGCCCCCATGGGCGAGACCGAGCAACCCTTCGCCGAACGACCGCTGCCCGAGGTCACCGACCAGTTACGCGCATCAGGCGCGAAGGTCGCCATCATCGGCCCGGATGCCGCGTCGTTAGAAGCCATCGGCCCCAACGTGCTCGACCCCGCCACCCGCACCCCCGCCGCCGAAGCCGGCCGCACCCAGGGCAGAAGCTGGTCGATCACCTGGAAGTGA
- a CDS encoding RNA polymerase sigma factor: protein MAEPAWASETLVAAAVGGDAESIAALVSGSYPHVRRFAGALCATREDAEDAAQEALIVLYRKIGTLRASGALAAWLFRIVRNECLRRIRRPLPSAPAPAVPSAEDDVLHRVEAERVAAAIAALAPEYRQVLIMRDIQGYHGRTVAAVLGLSVAAMKSRLHRARTAVRDHLTCGKEQQ from the coding sequence GTGGCTGAACCGGCGTGGGCGAGCGAAACCCTGGTCGCGGCGGCAGTCGGCGGAGACGCCGAGTCGATCGCCGCGCTGGTGTCCGGTTCGTATCCGCACGTGCGCCGATTCGCGGGCGCCCTGTGCGCCACTCGGGAAGACGCCGAGGACGCCGCGCAGGAGGCACTGATCGTCCTCTACCGCAAGATCGGCACCCTGCGTGCCTCCGGCGCACTCGCGGCGTGGCTGTTCCGCATCGTCCGGAACGAATGCCTGCGCCGGATCCGCCGTCCCCTCCCGTCGGCGCCGGCCCCGGCAGTGCCGTCGGCGGAGGATGACGTGCTGCACCGGGTCGAGGCCGAACGGGTCGCGGCCGCGATCGCCGCCCTCGCCCCGGAGTACCGGCAGGTCCTGATCATGCGGGACATCCAGGGCTACCACGGTCGCACCGTCGCCGCCGTCCTCGGCCTGAGCGTCGCTGCGATGAAGTCGCGGCTGCATCGCGCCCGCACCGCCGTGCGCGACCATCTGACCTGCGGAAAGGAACAGCAATGA
- a CDS encoding SDR family NAD(P)-dependent oxidoreductase, which translates to MSKLALVTGATSGIGRAYAERLAADGYDLILVGRRTERLAEFAANHPGVRTVAADLSTAEGVDTVAGICADEPLDLLVNNAGVSHYMALAELPADKAHEVVQVKVVAATMLARAAVAGMQARGSGSIVNVSGMFAFSGPAPASVQPRRAVYAGTLAYLVTMSQALSVELEGTGVGVQVVCPGVVATEFHERQGLDLSAVPRMSAADVVTASLRGLELGEVVCAPGVEDTGLLDAVFHADLAALGGQGTELASRYRSTADRRA; encoded by the coding sequence ATGAGCAAGCTCGCACTCGTCACCGGGGCCACCTCCGGCATCGGCAGGGCCTACGCCGAACGCCTCGCCGCGGACGGCTACGACCTGATCCTCGTCGGCCGCCGGACGGAACGGCTGGCGGAGTTCGCCGCGAACCACCCCGGCGTACGGACCGTCGCCGCGGACCTGTCGACCGCCGAGGGCGTCGACACGGTCGCCGGGATCTGCGCGGACGAGCCGCTGGACCTGCTCGTCAACAACGCCGGGGTCTCGCACTACATGGCGCTGGCCGAACTGCCGGCGGACAAGGCCCACGAGGTCGTCCAGGTCAAGGTCGTCGCCGCCACCATGCTCGCTCGCGCCGCGGTCGCGGGCATGCAGGCACGCGGCAGCGGTTCGATCGTGAACGTGTCCGGCATGTTCGCCTTCAGCGGCCCGGCCCCGGCGTCCGTGCAGCCCCGGCGCGCTGTCTACGCCGGAACGCTGGCGTACCTGGTGACGATGTCGCAGGCGTTGAGCGTGGAATTGGAGGGCACCGGTGTCGGCGTCCAGGTCGTGTGCCCGGGTGTCGTGGCCACCGAGTTCCACGAACGGCAGGGTCTCGACCTGAGCGCGGTGCCCCGGATGAGCGCCGCCGACGTCGTCACCGCGAGCCTGCGTGGCCTGGAACTGGGCGAGGTCGTCTGCGCCCCCGGCGTGGAGGACACCGGCCTGCTGGACGCGGTCTTCCACGCCGACCTCGCCGCGCTGGGCGGGCAGGGCACGGAGCTCGCCTCCCGTTACCGGTCCACGGCGGATCGGCGGGCCTAG
- a CDS encoding lactate 2-monooxygenase gives MPSFGDYQNEIYLAGLTGRVPTLPMAYAELEARAAQALPPSVLSYVAGGAGDEHTQRANAEAFSRWGLLPRMFVGAKERDLSVDLFGLKLPTPLFLAPIGVLGICAQDGHGDLATARAAARTGVPMVASTLSVDPMEQVVPELGDTPGFFQLYTPTDRELAESLVRRAEAAGFRGIVVTLDTWVTGWRPRDLSTANFPQLRGHCLANYTSDPVFRKLLGKEPEADPLAVVGTWASVFGNPLTWDDLPWLRSLTKLPLLVKGIQHPEDARRAIDGGVDGIYCSNHGGRQANGGLPALDCLADVVDAADGVPVLFDSGVRSGADVIKALALGATAVGVGRPYAWGLSLAGADGVVHVLRSILAEADLIMGVDGYPTLAELTRETLRRVH, from the coding sequence TTGCCCAGCTTCGGCGACTACCAGAACGAGATCTACCTCGCCGGGCTGACCGGCCGGGTGCCGACCCTGCCGATGGCGTACGCGGAATTGGAAGCCCGTGCCGCGCAAGCACTTCCGCCGTCCGTACTGTCCTATGTGGCCGGCGGGGCGGGAGACGAGCACACCCAGCGGGCGAATGCCGAGGCGTTCTCCCGCTGGGGCCTGCTGCCGCGGATGTTCGTCGGGGCCAAGGAACGCGATTTGTCCGTGGACCTGTTCGGCCTGAAGCTGCCGACCCCGTTGTTCCTCGCGCCGATCGGCGTGCTCGGCATCTGCGCGCAGGACGGCCACGGGGACCTGGCCACCGCGCGGGCCGCCGCGCGCACGGGCGTGCCGATGGTCGCGTCCACGCTCAGCGTCGATCCGATGGAGCAAGTCGTTCCGGAGCTCGGCGACACCCCCGGCTTCTTCCAGCTCTACACACCCACCGACCGGGAGCTGGCCGAATCGCTGGTCAGGCGGGCGGAGGCGGCCGGCTTCCGCGGCATCGTGGTCACGCTCGACACGTGGGTCACCGGTTGGCGGCCGCGGGATCTGTCCACGGCCAACTTCCCCCAGCTGCGCGGGCACTGCCTGGCGAACTACACCAGTGACCCGGTGTTCCGGAAGCTGCTGGGCAAGGAGCCGGAGGCCGATCCGCTGGCCGTCGTCGGCACCTGGGCCTCGGTCTTCGGCAACCCGCTGACCTGGGACGACCTGCCGTGGCTGCGCTCGCTGACGAAGCTGCCGCTGCTGGTGAAGGGCATCCAGCACCCGGAGGACGCCCGGCGCGCCATCGACGGTGGCGTGGACGGCATCTACTGCTCCAACCACGGCGGCCGCCAGGCCAACGGCGGACTTCCGGCTCTGGACTGCCTCGCCGACGTGGTCGACGCGGCCGACGGCGTTCCGGTCCTGTTCGACTCCGGCGTCCGCTCGGGTGCGGACGTGATCAAGGCGCTCGCGCTCGGCGCCACCGCGGTCGGGGTCGGCCGGCCGTACGCGTGGGGCCTGTCGCTGGCCGGCGCGGACGGGGTGGTGCACGTGCTGCGCAGCATCCTCGCCGAGGCCGATCTGATCATGGGTGTGGACGGCTATCCGACGTTGGCCGAGCTGACCAGGGAAACTCTTCGCCGGGTGCACTGA
- a CDS encoding MBL fold metallo-hydrolase: MQFVHFGHACVLLETGSERILVDPGAFSTDFERERELSAVLITHQHFDHLDAERLPALLAANPDAKLIVDPGSAEAVEKLGLAYETARPGEAFEIGSTSVHVVGGDHAVIHQDIPKIPNIGYVFDHGAFYHPGDSFFVPEQQIDVLGLPTGAPWLKAGEAVDFLRAVAPRRAVPVHEAVLANPAMHYGLFQNLAPEGTEVQVLDRGALTKV; the protein is encoded by the coding sequence ATGCAGTTCGTCCACTTCGGACATGCTTGCGTGCTACTCGAAACCGGCTCCGAACGGATCCTGGTCGACCCGGGCGCGTTCTCGACCGACTTCGAACGGGAGCGCGAGCTGTCCGCGGTGCTGATCACCCACCAGCACTTCGACCATCTGGACGCCGAACGGCTGCCCGCCCTGCTGGCCGCGAACCCGGACGCCAAGCTGATCGTCGACCCCGGCTCGGCCGAGGCCGTGGAGAAGCTCGGCCTCGCGTACGAGACCGCCCGGCCCGGCGAGGCGTTCGAAATCGGCTCCACCTCGGTGCACGTGGTCGGCGGCGACCACGCCGTGATCCACCAGGACATCCCGAAGATCCCGAACATCGGCTACGTGTTCGACCACGGCGCCTTCTACCACCCCGGCGACTCGTTCTTCGTGCCGGAGCAGCAGATCGACGTACTGGGCCTGCCCACCGGCGCCCCGTGGCTGAAGGCGGGCGAAGCCGTGGACTTCCTGCGTGCGGTGGCGCCCCGCCGCGCGGTTCCGGTGCACGAGGCCGTACTGGCGAATCCGGCCATGCACTACGGGCTGTTCCAGAACCTCGCCCCGGAGGGCACCGAGGTGCAGGTCCTGGACCGTGGAGCCCTGACGAAGGTCTGA
- a CDS encoding SAM hydrolase/SAM-dependent halogenase family protein, with amino-acid sequence MPLESRMMQVMAYRWISFTTDYGLRDGFVAACHGIIARVAPDVRVLDVTHLVPPQQVRHGAAVLAQTVPYLPKAVHLAVVDPGVGTARRGVVVVAAHGLLVGPDNGLLVPAAEALGGVAAAYVINGPEPASATFHGRDVFAPAAARLARGDAPASFGPAVPDLVRLPDPLVAALPGKLVSDVLTVDHFGNVQLAATRADLELSGLTGTVTVHTERLAVPAEVGRTFADVPVGANLVYPDSAGRLAVAVNGGSASAVLGLSPTDECTITASPTAS; translated from the coding sequence ATGCCCCTCGAATCGAGGATGATGCAGGTCATGGCCTACCGCTGGATCTCCTTCACCACTGACTACGGGCTGCGTGACGGCTTCGTGGCCGCTTGCCACGGGATCATCGCGCGGGTGGCTCCCGACGTCCGAGTACTCGACGTGACACACCTCGTGCCGCCACAGCAGGTGCGCCACGGCGCCGCGGTCCTCGCGCAGACCGTGCCGTACCTGCCCAAGGCCGTGCACCTCGCGGTCGTCGACCCCGGCGTCGGCACCGCGCGCCGCGGCGTGGTCGTCGTCGCCGCGCACGGTCTGCTCGTCGGACCGGACAACGGGCTACTGGTGCCCGCAGCCGAGGCACTGGGTGGCGTGGCGGCCGCGTACGTGATCAACGGGCCCGAACCCGCGTCCGCGACGTTCCACGGCCGCGACGTGTTCGCGCCGGCGGCCGCGCGGCTGGCCCGCGGCGACGCGCCCGCCTCTTTCGGCCCCGCAGTGCCGGACCTGGTGCGGCTGCCGGACCCGCTGGTCGCCGCGTTGCCCGGCAAGCTCGTCTCGGACGTGCTGACCGTCGACCACTTCGGCAACGTCCAGCTCGCCGCGACTCGCGCGGACCTCGAACTGTCCGGCCTGACCGGCACGGTCACCGTGCACACCGAACGACTTGCCGTTCCCGCGGAGGTCGGCCGGACCTTCGCCGACGTGCCGGTGGGCGCGAACCTCGTCTACCCGGACTCGGCGGGCAGGCTCGCGGTGGCCGTGAACGGCGGTTCGGCCTCCGCCGTGCTCGGGCTGAGTCCGACCGACGAATGCACCATCACCGCGTCGCCCACAGCCAGCTGA
- a CDS encoding aldehyde dehydrogenase family protein: MTAVQPKPTPVGETFDSLSPATDEVVGTYPVHTADDVRAAVQRARSAAHWWDGLGYAGRAERLQRWKGVLTRRLPQLCQIVRDETGKPVADAQLESVLAIEHISWAAKHARKVLGRQRRSAGLLMSNQAATVEYRPLGVVGVIGPWNYPVYTPLGSITYALAAGNAVVFKPSEYTPGVGKWLVDAFAEIVPEVPVLQLVTGFGETGAALVGSGVDKIAFTGSTATGKKIMAAAADTLTPVVIEAGGKDPVLVDADADLEAAADATVWGAFSNSGQTCIGVERVYVHERAYDEFVAKVVAKAKDVRAGSDEDAQYGPVTMPSQLGVIRRHIADALERGGRALIGGVDSVGDRYAQPTVLVDVPEDSEAVREETFGPTVTIAKVRDMEEAVEKANATVYGLGSTVFSKARGVELASRLRAGMTSINAPLSFAGIASLPFGGVGDSGFGRIHGPEGLREFSRSKAVARQRFTAPITLTSFTRKESTDALVAKLMTVLHGKR; encoded by the coding sequence ATGACCGCCGTCCAGCCGAAGCCGACCCCGGTCGGTGAGACGTTCGACTCGCTCAGCCCGGCGACCGACGAGGTCGTCGGCACGTACCCGGTGCACACGGCCGACGACGTCCGCGCCGCCGTGCAGCGGGCGCGCAGTGCCGCGCACTGGTGGGACGGCCTCGGCTACGCCGGCCGCGCCGAGCGCTTGCAGCGCTGGAAGGGCGTGCTGACCCGGCGGCTGCCACAGCTGTGCCAGATCGTGCGCGACGAGACCGGTAAGCCGGTCGCGGACGCCCAGCTGGAGAGCGTGCTGGCGATCGAGCACATCTCATGGGCGGCCAAGCACGCGCGCAAGGTGCTGGGCAGGCAGCGTCGCTCGGCCGGTCTGCTGATGTCCAACCAGGCCGCGACCGTGGAGTACCGCCCGCTCGGCGTGGTCGGGGTGATCGGCCCGTGGAACTACCCGGTGTACACGCCGCTCGGTTCGATCACCTACGCGCTCGCCGCGGGCAACGCCGTGGTGTTCAAGCCCAGCGAGTACACCCCTGGTGTCGGCAAATGGCTGGTCGACGCGTTCGCCGAGATCGTGCCGGAAGTTCCGGTCCTGCAGCTGGTCACCGGATTCGGCGAGACCGGCGCGGCGCTCGTCGGCTCCGGCGTGGACAAGATCGCGTTCACCGGCTCCACCGCCACCGGGAAGAAGATCATGGCGGCCGCGGCGGACACGCTCACCCCGGTGGTGATCGAGGCCGGCGGCAAGGACCCGGTGCTGGTCGACGCGGACGCCGACCTCGAGGCGGCGGCGGACGCCACCGTCTGGGGCGCGTTCTCGAACTCCGGGCAGACCTGTATCGGCGTCGAGCGCGTGTACGTGCACGAGCGCGCGTACGACGAGTTCGTGGCGAAGGTCGTGGCGAAGGCGAAGGACGTGCGCGCGGGCTCCGACGAAGACGCGCAGTACGGTCCGGTCACCATGCCGTCGCAGCTCGGCGTGATCCGGCGGCACATCGCCGACGCGCTTGAGCGCGGTGGCCGCGCGCTGATCGGCGGCGTCGACAGTGTGGGCGACCGTTACGCGCAGCCGACTGTGCTGGTGGACGTTCCGGAAGACTCCGAAGCGGTCCGCGAAGAGACCTTCGGGCCGACAGTCACCATCGCGAAGGTCCGTGACATGGAGGAAGCCGTCGAGAAGGCGAACGCGACGGTGTACGGCCTCGGTTCCACGGTCTTCTCCAAGGCGCGCGGTGTCGAGCTGGCTTCGCGGTTGCGCGCGGGCATGACGTCGATCAACGCGCCGCTGTCGTTCGCCGGGATCGCTTCGCTGCCCTTCGGCGGCGTCGGTGACTCCGGGTTCGGCCGGATCCACGGTCCGGAGGGGCTGCGGGAGTTCTCCCGGTCCAAGGCGGTCGCCCGGCAGCGGTTCACCGCGCCGATCACGCTCACTTCCTTCACCCGCAAGGAATCCACTGACGCACTGGTCGCCAAGCTGATGACCGTCCTGCACGGCAAGCGCTGA